A genomic stretch from Natronomonas gomsonensis includes:
- a CDS encoding pyridoxamine 5'-phosphate oxidase family protein: protein MDIVENTLGVDIGAFLARPLFGHLATQATGGPRESPVWYLWEDDAAWILGDAATDTFPARIEETPACSLGVVDFDAERGLVQHVGLRGRGTVEPFDRELAERLLARYLGPDSTDWDPRFSGYVADPTETALLVRIEPKTVVARDQSYAPAPVR from the coding sequence ATGGACATCGTCGAGAACACCCTCGGTGTCGACATCGGGGCTTTCCTCGCGCGACCGCTGTTCGGCCACCTCGCGACACAGGCCACCGGAGGCCCCCGTGAATCACCCGTCTGGTACCTCTGGGAGGACGACGCGGCGTGGATTCTCGGTGACGCCGCGACCGACACCTTCCCGGCCCGCATCGAGGAGACGCCCGCCTGTTCACTCGGCGTCGTCGATTTCGACGCCGAACGCGGCCTCGTCCAACACGTCGGCCTGCGGGGACGGGGGACCGTCGAGCCGTTCGACCGGGAGTTGGCCGAACGACTGCTTGCGCGGTACCTCGGCCCGGATTCGACGGATTGGGACCCCCGGTTTTCGGGGTACGTCGCCGACCCGACGGAGACGGCGCTGTTGGTGCGCATCGAACCGAAAACCGTCGTCGCCCGCGACCAGTCGTACGCGCCCGCTCCGGTGCGGTAG
- a CDS encoding enoyl-CoA hydratase/isomerase family protein translates to MESIGTGLATLDTDGHRADIRLARPEKRNAMNEALMGDLTSAFEQASAREGVRAITLLGEGPVFCAGMDLHMMRDRVEEDSNINREVFPELLDAIETARQPVVAGIKRAAPAGAFELTLPCDFRILGSGATYGVIEVKLGTFPHGGATQRLPRLVGLSKAKELVLTGEFIDPEEALECGLVHEVCDDESVDERAKAFADDLCENAPLGLRNAKEALNAALETPLQQGLELERALGRELDDTRDYREGFEARIEEREPEFRGE, encoded by the coding sequence ATGGAATCCATCGGCACCGGATTGGCGACGCTCGACACCGACGGCCACCGCGCGGACATCCGACTGGCCCGCCCCGAGAAACGAAACGCGATGAACGAGGCCCTGATGGGTGATTTGACGAGCGCCTTCGAGCAGGCCAGCGCCCGCGAGGGCGTACGTGCCATCACCCTGCTCGGTGAGGGGCCGGTGTTCTGTGCGGGGATGGACCTCCACATGATGCGGGACCGCGTCGAGGAGGACTCGAATATCAACCGAGAGGTGTTCCCCGAACTGCTCGACGCCATCGAGACGGCGCGACAGCCGGTCGTCGCGGGCATCAAACGCGCCGCGCCCGCCGGTGCCTTCGAGCTGACACTTCCCTGCGATTTCCGAATCCTCGGCTCTGGTGCCACCTACGGCGTCATCGAGGTGAAACTGGGGACGTTCCCCCACGGCGGGGCGACCCAACGACTCCCCCGACTCGTCGGACTCTCGAAAGCGAAGGAACTCGTCTTGACCGGGGAGTTCATCGACCCCGAAGAGGCGCTGGAGTGTGGATTGGTCCACGAGGTGTGTGACGACGAGTCCGTCGACGAACGCGCGAAAGCCTTCGCGGACGACCTCTGTGAGAACGCACCGCTGGGGCTTCGGAACGCCAAGGAAGCGCTCAACGCGGCGCTCGAAACCCCGCTGCAGCAGGGACTGGAACTGGAGCGCGCGCTCGGCCGTGAACTCGACGACACCCGCGACTACCGCGAGGGGTTCGAAGCCCGAATCGAGGAACGAGAACCGGAGTTCCGCGGCGAGTAA
- a CDS encoding DUF192 domain-containing protein, translated as MRVVHETDGIERVLASDVDVADGLISQGLGLMFRRSIPDDYALVFPFGRPTKRGLHMLCVPFDIDAVWVVDGEVQAVKRLSAWTGRGRARGDTVLELPAGAAEGVEAGDSVRIEGL; from the coding sequence GTGCGCGTCGTCCACGAAACCGACGGAATCGAACGGGTCCTCGCCAGCGATGTCGACGTAGCCGACGGCCTCATCTCGCAGGGACTCGGGTTGATGTTCCGGCGGTCGATACCCGACGACTACGCGCTCGTGTTTCCGTTCGGCCGCCCGACGAAACGCGGCCTGCATATGCTGTGTGTCCCCTTCGACATCGACGCCGTCTGGGTCGTTGACGGGGAAGTTCAGGCGGTAAAGCGGCTCTCGGCGTGGACGGGCCGCGGTCGGGCGAGGGGAGATACGGTCCTCGAGTTGCCGGCCGGTGCCGCCGAGGGTGTCGAAGCGGGCGATAGCGTCCGCATAGAGGGGCTGTGA
- a CDS encoding DUF3194 domain-containing protein, with protein sequence MTDESSGEPSDEAVVEAASDAAEGVVLSRYKQSAVTDLDVTVRFEEGVLEVDVYLNAPEEPDPEDVVQEAIEAAEAAVDELFEDA encoded by the coding sequence GTGACCGACGAATCGAGCGGCGAGCCGAGCGACGAAGCGGTCGTCGAGGCCGCCTCCGATGCCGCCGAGGGGGTCGTCCTCTCGCGGTACAAACAATCGGCAGTAACCGACCTCGACGTGACCGTGCGGTTCGAGGAGGGCGTCCTCGAAGTCGACGTGTACCTCAACGCGCCCGAGGAACCCGACCCCGAGGACGTGGTTCAGGAGGCCATCGAGGCCGCCGAGGCGGCCGTCGACGAACTGTTCGAGGACGCCTAA
- a CDS encoding (R)-citramalate synthase, translated as MTTLFGDHPATAPLEDCEVQFLDTTLRDGEQAPGISLSPDEKADIALALDDANVAVIEAGSACTGAGERETISRVTDLGLDARVTSFARGVKNDIDLALDCDVDGVNLVVPASDRHVEEKLDTTHEAVVEKTVDLVEYAKDHGLWVEVLGEDGSRADLEFLEELMGASMDAGADRICAPDTVGHATPDRMLDIYSRLSELGPTSTHTHDDLGLAVTNTLVAVAAGADLVHGTINGIGERAGNVAIEEVAIALDHGYGVETLDTEKLYDLGQLVSSSTGVPLAPNKAVVGENAFTHESGIHTDGTLKDDAMYEPYPPEKVGRERRLVLGKHAGRAGVEAALSEHDIEVSDDELAEVVSRVKALGDRGKRITDADLLTIAEEVQGREYDRRVELVDLTAASGSGTPTASVRLTVDGEERVASGTGSGPVDAAIAAVRSALGAAANAQLESYHVDAITGGTDAVVTVEVEMSRGDRTVTVAASDSDITTASVRAMVDALDRLLADEETPVLADD; from the coding sequence GTGACAACGCTATTCGGGGACCACCCAGCGACTGCTCCCCTCGAAGACTGCGAGGTACAGTTCCTAGACACCACGCTACGCGACGGCGAACAGGCACCGGGCATCTCGCTGTCGCCCGACGAGAAGGCCGACATCGCACTGGCGCTCGACGACGCCAACGTGGCCGTCATCGAGGCCGGCAGCGCCTGCACCGGCGCGGGCGAACGCGAAACCATCTCGCGGGTCACCGACCTCGGACTCGACGCCCGCGTGACGAGTTTCGCCCGCGGCGTCAAAAACGACATCGACCTCGCGCTCGATTGCGATGTCGACGGCGTCAACCTCGTGGTGCCGGCCAGCGACCGCCACGTCGAGGAGAAACTCGACACCACCCACGAGGCTGTCGTCGAGAAGACCGTCGACCTCGTGGAGTACGCCAAGGACCACGGCCTGTGGGTCGAGGTCCTCGGCGAGGACGGCTCACGCGCCGACCTCGAGTTCCTCGAGGAGTTGATGGGCGCGTCGATGGACGCCGGCGCCGACCGCATCTGTGCGCCCGACACCGTCGGCCACGCCACGCCCGACCGGATGTTGGACATTTACAGCCGACTCTCCGAACTCGGCCCCACGTCGACACACACCCACGACGACCTCGGGTTGGCGGTGACGAACACCCTCGTCGCCGTCGCCGCGGGGGCGGACCTCGTCCACGGCACCATCAACGGCATCGGCGAGCGCGCCGGCAACGTCGCCATCGAGGAGGTCGCCATCGCCTTGGACCACGGCTACGGCGTCGAGACGCTCGACACCGAGAAACTGTACGACCTCGGGCAACTCGTCTCCTCGTCGACCGGCGTGCCGCTGGCGCCGAACAAGGCCGTCGTCGGAGAGAACGCCTTCACCCACGAGTCCGGCATCCACACCGACGGCACGCTGAAAGACGACGCGATGTACGAGCCGTACCCACCCGAAAAGGTGGGCCGTGAGCGCCGTCTCGTCCTCGGAAAACACGCCGGTCGCGCCGGCGTCGAGGCCGCCCTCTCCGAACACGACATCGAGGTCAGCGACGACGAACTCGCCGAAGTCGTCTCCCGCGTGAAGGCGCTCGGCGACCGCGGCAAGCGCATCACCGACGCCGACCTCCTGACTATCGCCGAGGAGGTCCAGGGCCGGGAGTACGACCGCCGCGTCGAGTTGGTCGACCTCACCGCCGCCTCCGGCAGCGGGACCCCGACCGCTTCGGTTCGACTGACCGTCGACGGTGAGGAACGGGTCGCCTCGGGGACCGGTTCCGGGCCCGTCGATGCGGCCATTGCCGCCGTCCGCTCGGCGCTGGGTGCGGCCGCAAACGCCCAACTGGAATCATACCACGTCGACGCCATCACCGGCGGCACCGACGCCGTCGTCACCGTCGAGGTGGAAATGTCCCGCGGCGACCGGACAGTCACCGTCGCCGCTTCGGATTCCGACATCACAACTGCCTCGGTTCGAGCAATGGTCGACGCCCTCGACCGCCTGCTCGCCGACGAGGAGACGCCGGTGTTGGCTGACGACTAA
- a CDS encoding DUF2070 family protein translates to MTRTQGDLASLSRFVFRAPDWSASLFLSLLVAAVAGLAAFDSQFVLENAYQGMVYIGVPTVVAAFTTPWVDRRLGGRLTYNRSALLALACEVLVVVIVVIAALMAVLMGFGQAFIIDALIMALGVVFGVRLFVVMAVSRRSLLVATIPASIQTLVAAVLVFVYSGAARYLDVGGPLVDTYLARSAVAPPELLVVRPADFAVLGAICVVYALAVQLFLVTIDRPWRRNLGVSVLDFVGGFIGHIAEGSRELEEFFGQLGEDAVVPVTVLGIRRADGTEKARFVLPMIHPGPMGEIGGGNLPERVARSTDGLAFPPHATAGHDFNLVTEREVDTILEAAETAHDRIDYASEATPGLREQEGDSKLLGQAIGEDALVVGTHAPAFADDIDFSVGLSTAAEARVSGVRNVMLVDAHNSNDGLAGDDLGHVVPGSRRSFDMMAAAGRLGERLSDAERRPLSVGVAWDETDWEPKDGIGPLGVRVAVFEVGNGDGRTRTAYVLVDGNNMEPGLREELLAAVDADTAEVMTTDTHIVNTMEADNQVGGAIDTDELVALVEDLVSEAVADCEPVEAGMAVEHVEVTVFGNDRTETLASTANAMIQMGGALLLAVLGGSMAVSLLVFLLAG, encoded by the coding sequence ATGACACGGACGCAGGGCGATTTGGCCTCGCTGTCGCGGTTCGTCTTCCGCGCGCCCGACTGGTCGGCCAGTCTCTTTCTGTCCCTGCTCGTCGCGGCCGTCGCCGGATTGGCCGCCTTCGATTCGCAGTTCGTCCTCGAAAACGCCTATCAGGGGATGGTGTACATCGGCGTGCCGACGGTCGTCGCCGCCTTCACGACCCCGTGGGTCGACCGCCGACTCGGCGGGCGGTTGACCTACAACCGCTCGGCGCTGCTCGCACTCGCCTGTGAGGTGCTCGTCGTCGTCATCGTGGTCATCGCGGCACTCATGGCGGTTCTCATGGGATTCGGACAGGCGTTCATCATCGATGCGCTCATCATGGCACTCGGCGTCGTCTTCGGCGTCCGGTTGTTCGTCGTCATGGCCGTCTCACGGCGGTCGCTCCTCGTCGCCACCATTCCCGCGAGCATCCAGACGCTCGTCGCCGCCGTCCTCGTGTTCGTCTACAGCGGCGCCGCGCGCTATCTCGACGTTGGCGGCCCGCTCGTCGACACCTACCTCGCCCGCTCGGCGGTCGCGCCGCCGGAACTGCTCGTCGTTCGACCGGCCGACTTCGCCGTCCTCGGTGCTATTTGCGTGGTGTACGCCCTCGCGGTACAGCTCTTTTTGGTCACCATCGACCGGCCGTGGCGGCGCAACCTCGGCGTGTCAGTGCTGGATTTCGTCGGCGGCTTCATCGGCCACATCGCGGAGGGCTCTCGCGAGTTGGAGGAGTTCTTCGGCCAGTTGGGCGAGGATGCCGTCGTCCCCGTCACCGTCCTCGGGATTCGACGCGCCGACGGCACCGAGAAGGCCCGGTTCGTCCTGCCGATGATACATCCGGGACCGATGGGCGAAATCGGTGGCGGCAACCTCCCCGAGCGCGTCGCCCGCTCGACCGATGGCCTCGCCTTCCCGCCGCATGCCACCGCCGGCCACGACTTCAACCTCGTCACCGAACGGGAAGTCGACACTATCCTCGAGGCCGCCGAGACGGCCCACGACCGCATCGACTACGCCAGCGAGGCCACACCCGGACTCCGCGAGCAGGAAGGGGACTCGAAACTGCTCGGACAGGCAATCGGCGAGGACGCCCTCGTCGTCGGCACCCACGCCCCGGCGTTCGCCGACGACATCGACTTCTCCGTCGGCCTCTCGACGGCCGCGGAGGCACGCGTTTCCGGGGTTCGAAACGTCATGCTCGTCGACGCCCACAACAGCAACGACGGCCTCGCGGGCGATGACCTCGGCCACGTCGTCCCCGGGTCGCGACGCTCCTTCGACATGATGGCGGCGGCGGGCCGGCTCGGCGAGCGTCTCTCGGATGCCGAACGCCGCCCCCTCAGCGTCGGCGTCGCGTGGGACGAAACCGACTGGGAGCCGAAAGACGGCATCGGGCCCCTCGGCGTCCGCGTGGCCGTCTTCGAGGTCGGAAACGGCGACGGCCGAACGCGCACCGCCTACGTCCTCGTCGACGGCAACAACATGGAACCAGGACTGCGCGAGGAACTGCTCGCGGCGGTCGACGCCGACACGGCCGAGGTGATGACGACGGACACACACATCGTCAACACGATGGAGGCGGACAATCAGGTCGGCGGCGCCATCGACACCGACGAACTCGTCGCCCTCGTCGAGGACCTCGTATCGGAGGCCGTCGCGGACTGTGAACCCGTCGAGGCCGGGATGGCCGTCGAACACGTCGAAGTGACGGTGTTCGGCAACGACCGCACCGAGACGCTCGCCTCGACGGCCAACGCGATGATACAGATGGGCGGTGCGCTGCTGCTCGCGGTGCTCGGCGGGTCGATGGCGGTGAGCCTCCTGGTGTTCCTGCTGGCCGGATAG
- a CDS encoding AAA family ATPase, translating to MSTDHDIDRLQEKIATAREEIGKRIVGQHEVLEGLLVCILADGNALLESNPGLGKTTMVRTIAEVTDLQFSRVQNTPDLMPSDITGTEIIRETETGREFVFEKGPIFANVVLADEINRATPKTQAALLEAMQEKQVTAAGETYQLPQPFFVLATQNPIDQSGTYPLPEAQTDRFMLKLLLDYPEYDEEQEIVDMFTGDRPQVPVEQALTRAEIQEIQQLVREVPIADDLRDRAIQLVRRTREADEIEFGASPRASMALVLTAKARAFLQGRTHVASEDIDALAPAVLRHRIILDFRTEREGRTADDVIESLLE from the coding sequence ATGAGTACGGACCACGACATCGACCGACTACAGGAGAAGATAGCGACCGCACGCGAGGAAATCGGCAAGCGAATCGTCGGCCAACACGAGGTGCTTGAGGGGTTACTCGTCTGCATTCTCGCCGACGGGAACGCGCTGCTCGAATCCAATCCCGGACTCGGGAAGACGACGATGGTGCGGACCATCGCCGAGGTGACCGACCTCCAGTTCTCACGGGTGCAGAACACGCCCGATTTGATGCCCTCCGACATCACGGGAACCGAAATCATCCGCGAGACGGAGACGGGCCGGGAGTTCGTCTTCGAGAAGGGCCCCATCTTCGCCAACGTCGTGTTGGCCGACGAAATCAACCGCGCGACGCCGAAGACCCAGGCCGCGCTGCTCGAAGCGATGCAGGAAAAACAGGTGACTGCGGCGGGGGAGACCTACCAACTCCCACAGCCGTTCTTCGTCCTCGCGACGCAGAACCCCATCGACCAGTCCGGGACCTACCCGCTTCCGGAGGCCCAGACCGACCGCTTCATGCTGAAACTGTTGCTCGATTACCCCGAGTACGACGAGGAGCAGGAAATCGTCGACATGTTCACCGGCGACCGTCCGCAGGTGCCGGTCGAGCAGGCGCTCACGCGGGCGGAGATTCAGGAGATTCAGCAACTCGTCAGGGAAGTCCCCATCGCCGACGACCTCCGCGACCGGGCGATTCAGTTGGTCCGTCGGACCCGCGAGGCCGACGAAATCGAGTTCGGCGCCAGCCCGCGAGCGAGCATGGCGCTCGTGTTGACCGCGAAGGCGCGGGCGTTCCTGCAGGGCCGGACACACGTCGCAAGCGAGGACATCGACGCGCTGGCACCGGCCGTCCTCCGGCACCGAATCATCCTCGATTTCCGAACCGAGCGCGAGGGGCGGACGGCCGACGACGTCATCGAGTCGCTGTTGGAGTGA
- a CDS encoding bifunctional nuclease family protein, whose amino-acid sequence MTHEATVDGLGISVDDGGEEGAPVVLLRAREETLPIFISADQAKSISHALEGRPFERPLTHDLFVEMLTEFGGAIDRVRIDGLAEHTFLAKIDAERYVNGERTDVTFDARPSDAIAIALRVDCPVFVSEDVLDEAGRPPEEFEVE is encoded by the coding sequence ATGACACACGAGGCGACCGTCGACGGCCTCGGCATCAGCGTCGACGACGGCGGCGAGGAGGGTGCACCGGTGGTTCTCCTGCGCGCCCGCGAGGAGACGCTGCCCATCTTCATCAGTGCCGACCAGGCTAAATCCATCTCTCACGCGCTCGAAGGCCGGCCGTTCGAGCGACCGCTCACCCACGACCTCTTCGTCGAGATGCTCACGGAGTTCGGCGGCGCCATCGACCGCGTCCGCATCGACGGCCTCGCCGAACACACCTTCCTCGCGAAAATCGACGCCGAACGCTACGTCAACGGCGAACGGACAGACGTGACCTTCGACGCCCGGCCGAGTGACGCCATCGCCATCGCGCTACGCGTCGACTGTCCCGTGTTCGTCTCCGAGGACGTCCTCGACGAGGCTGGGCGGCCACCCGAGGAGTTCGAAGTCGAGTGA
- a CDS encoding GMP synthase subunit A — MTRIVVVDNHGQFTHLEHRALRDLGIDTEIVDNETPPEDVDADGIVLSGGPSMDRIGHSTDYLDADVPVLGICLGMQLIADELGGRVDSGEYGGYADVTVEITDDDDPLVGSLAPETRVWASHADEVTEVPEGFARTAKSDVCGVEAMSDTDRNLYGVQWHPEVAHTERGEEVFENFLAVCESV; from the coding sequence ATGACGCGAATCGTCGTGGTCGACAACCACGGGCAGTTCACGCATCTTGAACACCGCGCGCTCCGCGATTTGGGCATCGACACCGAGATAGTCGACAACGAGACGCCACCCGAAGACGTCGACGCCGACGGCATCGTCCTCTCCGGTGGCCCCTCGATGGACCGCATCGGCCACTCGACGGACTACCTTGACGCCGACGTACCGGTTCTCGGCATCTGTCTCGGAATGCAGTTGATAGCCGACGAGTTGGGCGGCCGCGTCGACTCCGGCGAGTACGGCGGCTACGCCGACGTGACCGTCGAGATAACCGACGACGACGACCCGCTCGTCGGGTCGCTCGCACCCGAAACGCGCGTGTGGGCCAGCCACGCCGACGAGGTCACGGAGGTTCCCGAGGGCTTCGCCCGCACTGCGAAAAGCGACGTTTGCGGCGTCGAAGCGATGAGCGACACCGACCGGAACCTCTACGGCGTCCAGTGGCACCCCGAAGTCGCCCACACCGAACGCGGCGAAGAGGTGTTCGAGAACTTCCTCGCGGTTTGCGAGTCGGTCTGA
- a CDS encoding VOC family protein translates to MTHLGHIHLKVRDVERAVGFYTDCFDLAVEERVGRYAFLTFGEHHHDLALQGISDDAPDPLSGVGLYHAAFELDDEAALRTLYESLQERGVAVSPVDHGISKALYFDDPSGNGVEAYIDTRDDHGGEWAGVNERFDPTAL, encoded by the coding sequence ATGACCCATCTCGGCCACATCCACCTGAAGGTTCGCGATGTCGAGCGAGCCGTCGGTTTCTACACCGACTGTTTCGACCTCGCCGTCGAGGAGCGCGTCGGGCGATACGCCTTCCTCACCTTCGGCGAGCACCACCACGACCTCGCGCTGCAGGGCATCAGCGACGACGCCCCCGACCCACTCTCGGGCGTCGGGCTGTATCACGCCGCCTTCGAACTCGACGACGAGGCGGCGCTGCGGACACTCTATGAGTCCCTCCAAGAGCGCGGCGTCGCGGTGTCGCCGGTCGACCACGGCATCTCCAAGGCGCTGTACTTCGACGACCCCTCCGGCAACGGCGTCGAGGCGTACATCGACACGCGCGACGACCACGGGGGCGAGTGGGCGGGCGTCAACGAGCGCTTCGACCCGACTGCGCTGTAG
- a CDS encoding prefoldin subunit beta, with the protein MQGNLPPEAQEKIEELQDLQETAQQVAQQKQQAETQLQESKTALETLDDIEGDTKMYREVGELLVETGYDEAYEDLEEKVDSLEVRTQTLQKQEDRVQEQFESLQEELQQMLQGGAGGGPMGPGGPGAGGA; encoded by the coding sequence ATGCAGGGTAATCTACCGCCTGAGGCACAGGAGAAAATCGAGGAGCTCCAAGACCTTCAGGAGACCGCACAGCAGGTCGCACAACAGAAACAGCAGGCCGAAACGCAACTGCAGGAGTCGAAGACGGCCCTGGAGACCCTCGACGACATCGAGGGTGACACGAAGATGTACCGAGAGGTCGGCGAACTGCTCGTCGAGACTGGCTACGACGAGGCCTACGAGGACCTCGAAGAGAAGGTCGACAGCCTCGAAGTCCGCACCCAGACCCTCCAGAAGCAGGAGGACCGCGTCCAAGAGCAGTTCGAGTCCCTCCAAGAGGAACTCCAGCAGATGCTGCAGGGCGGCGCAGGCGGCGGCCCGATGGGTCCCGGCGGCCCGGGCGCCGGCGGCGCGTAA
- a CDS encoding DUF58 domain-containing protein produces MTIDPSFLDGLGRFRAALNRETTELRQGDQQSPRVGEGLTFSDYRRYSPGDDTRLIDWKLFARTDEYFIKQFEEERSLTVHLLVDTSGSMDYGDGDAHKFEYAAKLGLGFGYLTAEENNEFQFSTFRESVDRLDTGRSNRGEVLALIEQLNGITPSGEVDFEAALLEYAERIRSRSLVVVLSDCLADPEPIESGIASLVRNDIEVLLVRVVAPEERDPGVVGDVLFADPEGEETRRSYFSGSLADTYRSRLDAHVDSVSNRVTALGADHVLVDTGADYFDAFASVWLG; encoded by the coding sequence GTGACTATCGACCCGTCGTTTCTCGACGGTCTCGGCCGGTTCCGTGCGGCGCTGAACCGCGAGACCACCGAACTCCGGCAGGGCGACCAGCAGTCCCCGCGGGTCGGAGAGGGGTTGACGTTCAGCGACTACCGCCGCTACTCGCCGGGTGACGACACGCGACTCATCGACTGGAAACTGTTCGCCAGAACGGACGAATACTTCATCAAGCAGTTCGAAGAGGAGCGTAGTCTCACGGTCCACCTGCTGGTCGACACGAGCGGGTCGATGGACTACGGCGACGGCGACGCCCACAAGTTCGAGTACGCCGCCAAACTCGGCTTGGGCTTTGGGTACCTCACCGCCGAGGAGAACAACGAGTTCCAGTTTTCGACGTTCCGGGAGTCGGTCGACCGACTCGACACCGGCCGGTCGAACCGAGGGGAGGTGCTCGCGCTCATCGAGCAGTTGAACGGCATCACCCCGTCGGGCGAGGTGGATTTCGAGGCCGCTCTCCTCGAATACGCTGAGCGAATCCGGTCGCGGTCGCTCGTCGTCGTCCTCAGCGACTGTCTCGCCGACCCCGAACCCATCGAATCCGGCATCGCCTCGCTCGTCCGCAACGACATCGAGGTGTTGCTCGTTCGTGTCGTCGCCCCCGAAGAGCGCGACCCCGGCGTCGTCGGGGACGTGCTGTTCGCCGACCCGGAGGGCGAGGAGACCCGACGGTCGTACTTCAGCGGGTCGCTCGCCGACACCTATCGGAGCCGACTCGACGCACACGTCGACAGCGTCTCCAACCGCGTGACTGCACTCGGTGCCGACCACGTCCTCGTCGACACCGGCGCCGACTACTTCGACGCCTTCGCGAGTGTCTGGCTCGGCTGA
- a CDS encoding KEOPS complex subunit Pcc1: MHEAELVFDYDTPEAAALIADSIGQEIGEIEGDRTTAAISRNGSRLQIDIDADDLVALRAGLNTWETLVEVAERSMKAGR; this comes from the coding sequence GTGCACGAGGCGGAACTGGTTTTCGACTACGACACGCCCGAAGCGGCCGCGCTAATCGCCGACAGCATCGGTCAGGAAATCGGCGAAATCGAGGGCGACCGCACGACCGCCGCCATCAGTCGGAACGGCAGCCGACTGCAAATCGACATCGACGCCGACGACCTCGTCGCGCTGCGAGCCGGGTTGAACACGTGGGAAACGCTCGTCGAAGTCGCCGAACGGAGTATGAAGGCCGGTCGTTGA
- a CDS encoding DUF7097 family protein: protein MEKTPKGTSVGVEDPYAVVERCDFLTDDGRCRYAAEHGHNDPEFARKRHEDDLRCPAADPDGEWTWGDCPHFRARQRSRECLRCGLEERRLAHDDERPLLEEHHLEYRDDDRRETAHEITVYLCRWCHAKVHDSWARIDDDASPDPEAIAEAEGRRSKEQAEFGFESAAERYDGDGE, encoded by the coding sequence ATGGAGAAGACGCCGAAGGGCACCTCGGTCGGCGTCGAGGACCCCTACGCCGTCGTCGAGCGCTGTGATTTCCTCACCGACGACGGTCGGTGTCGGTACGCCGCCGAACACGGCCACAACGACCCCGAATTCGCCCGGAAGCGCCACGAAGACGACCTTCGGTGCCCCGCGGCCGACCCGGATGGTGAGTGGACGTGGGGCGACTGTCCCCATTTCCGGGCCCGGCAGCGCTCGCGGGAGTGTCTCCGGTGTGGCCTCGAAGAGCGCCGACTCGCCCACGACGACGAGCGGCCGCTGTTGGAGGAACACCACCTCGAATACCGCGACGACGACCGGCGGGAGACGGCCCACGAAATCACGGTGTATCTCTGCCGGTGGTGTCACGCGAAGGTCCACGACTCGTGGGCGCGAATCGACGACGATGCCTCGCCGGACCCCGAAGCCATCGCGGAAGCGGAGGGCCGACGCTCGAAAGAGCAGGCGGAGTTCGGCTTCGAATCCGCCGCCGAGCGCTACGACGGCGACGGCGAATAG